The Manis javanica isolate MJ-LG chromosome 4, MJ_LKY, whole genome shotgun sequence genome contains a region encoding:
- the CDR2L gene encoding cerebellar degeneration-related protein 2-like isoform X1: protein MRRAAGMEDFSAEEEEPWYDQQDLEQDLHLAAELGKTLLERNKELEESLQQMYSTNEEQVQEIEYLSKQLDMLRHVNEQHAKVYEQLDLTARDLELTNQKLVLESKAAQQKIHGLTETTERLQAQVEELQAQVEQLRGLEQLRVRREKRERRRTIHTFPCLKELCASPRCEDAFRLHSSSLELGPRPLEQENERLQTLVGVLRSQVSQERQRKERTEREYTAVLQEYSELERQLCEMEGCRLRVQELEAELLELQQMKQAKTYLLGREDHLAEALLAPLTQTPEADDPQPGIGHDPDTQDGVSSPAASPGHAVRKSCSDTALNAIVAKDPASRHAGNLTLHANSVRKRGMSILREVDEQYHALLEKYEELLSKCRQHGAGVRHAGVQTSRPISRDSSWRDLQGSEEGQGETKSGEKSLSQHVEAVDKRLEQSQPEYKALFKEIFSRIQKTKADINATKVKTHSSK, encoded by the exons ATGCGGAGAGCCGCTGGGATGGAGGACTTCTCGGCTGAGGAAGAGGAGCCCTGGTACGACCAGCAGGACCTGGAGCAGG ACCTGCACTTGGCTGCAGAGCTGGGGAAGACACTCCTGGAGCGGAACAAGGAGCTGGAGGAGTCTCTGCAGCAGATGTACTCCACCAATGAGGAGCAAGTGCAGGAGATTGAG TACCTAAGCAAGCAGCTGGACATGCTGAGGCACGTGAATGAGCAGCATGCCAAAGTGTATGAGCAGTTGGACCTCACCGCCCGAGACCTGGAGCTGACCAATCAGAAGCTGGTGCTGGAGAGTAAGGCTGCCCAGCAGAAGATCCATGG GCTGACAGAGACCACTGAGCGCCTGCAGGCCCAGGTCGAGGAGCTGCAGGCGCAGGTGGAGCAGCTGCGGGGCCTGGAGCAGCTTCGAGTGCGCCGGGAGAAGCGGGAACGCAGGCGCACTATCCACACCTTCCCCTGCCTCAAGGAGCTGTGTGCCAGCCCCCG GTGCGAGGATGCCTTCCGCCTGCACAGTTCCTCCCTGGAGCTGGGCCCGCGGCCCCTGGAGCAGGAGAATGAGCGGCTGCAGACCTTGGTGGGCGTGCTGCGGTCCCAGGTGAGCCAGGAGCGGCAGCGCAAGGAGCGGACGGAGCGTGAGTACACGGCGGTGCTCCAGGAGTACTCAGAGCTGGAGCGGCAGCTGTGCGAGATGGAGGGCTGCCGCCTTCGTGTGCAGGAGCTGGAGGCTGAGCTGCTGGAGCTGCAGCAGATGAAGCAGGCAAAGACCTACCTGCTGGGCCGGGAGGACCACCTGGCTGAGGCCCTGCTCGCGCCCCTTACCCAGACCCCTGAGGCTGATGACCCCCAGCCAGGCATCGGGCACGACCCAGACACCCAGGATGGTGTCTCCTCTCCAGCCGCCTCTCCAGGCCATGCCGTGCGCAAGAGCTGCAGCGACACAGCACTCAACGCCATTGTGGCCAAAGACCCAGCCAGCCGGCACGCGGGCAACCTCACGCTGCATGCCAACAGCGTGCGCAAGCGAGGCATGTCCATCCTGCGGGAGGTGGACGAGCAGTACCACGCACTGCTTGAGAAGTACGAGGAGCTGCTGAGCAAGTGTCGGCAGCACGGGGCTGGGGTCCGGCATGCTGGTGTGCAGACCTCGAGGCCCATCTCCCGGGACAGCTCGTGGAGGGACCTTCAGGGGAGCGAGGAGGGCCAGGGAGAGACCAAGTCCGGGGAGAAGAGCCTGAGCCAGCATGTGGAGGCTGTGGACAAGCGGCTGGAGCAGAGCCAGCCTGAGTACAAGGCACTCTTCAAGGAGATCTTCTCCAGGATCCAGAAGACCAAGGCCGACATCAATGCCACCAAAGTCAAGACGCACAGCAGCAAGTGA
- the CDR2L gene encoding cerebellar degeneration-related protein 2-like isoform X2 → MYSTNEEQVQEIEYLSKQLDMLRHVNEQHAKVYEQLDLTARDLELTNQKLVLESKAAQQKIHGLTETTERLQAQVEELQAQVEQLRGLEQLRVRREKRERRRTIHTFPCLKELCASPRCEDAFRLHSSSLELGPRPLEQENERLQTLVGVLRSQVSQERQRKERTEREYTAVLQEYSELERQLCEMEGCRLRVQELEAELLELQQMKQAKTYLLGREDHLAEALLAPLTQTPEADDPQPGIGHDPDTQDGVSSPAASPGHAVRKSCSDTALNAIVAKDPASRHAGNLTLHANSVRKRGMSILREVDEQYHALLEKYEELLSKCRQHGAGVRHAGVQTSRPISRDSSWRDLQGSEEGQGETKSGEKSLSQHVEAVDKRLEQSQPEYKALFKEIFSRIQKTKADINATKVKTHSSK, encoded by the exons ATGTACTCCACCAATGAGGAGCAAGTGCAGGAGATTGAG TACCTAAGCAAGCAGCTGGACATGCTGAGGCACGTGAATGAGCAGCATGCCAAAGTGTATGAGCAGTTGGACCTCACCGCCCGAGACCTGGAGCTGACCAATCAGAAGCTGGTGCTGGAGAGTAAGGCTGCCCAGCAGAAGATCCATGG GCTGACAGAGACCACTGAGCGCCTGCAGGCCCAGGTCGAGGAGCTGCAGGCGCAGGTGGAGCAGCTGCGGGGCCTGGAGCAGCTTCGAGTGCGCCGGGAGAAGCGGGAACGCAGGCGCACTATCCACACCTTCCCCTGCCTCAAGGAGCTGTGTGCCAGCCCCCG GTGCGAGGATGCCTTCCGCCTGCACAGTTCCTCCCTGGAGCTGGGCCCGCGGCCCCTGGAGCAGGAGAATGAGCGGCTGCAGACCTTGGTGGGCGTGCTGCGGTCCCAGGTGAGCCAGGAGCGGCAGCGCAAGGAGCGGACGGAGCGTGAGTACACGGCGGTGCTCCAGGAGTACTCAGAGCTGGAGCGGCAGCTGTGCGAGATGGAGGGCTGCCGCCTTCGTGTGCAGGAGCTGGAGGCTGAGCTGCTGGAGCTGCAGCAGATGAAGCAGGCAAAGACCTACCTGCTGGGCCGGGAGGACCACCTGGCTGAGGCCCTGCTCGCGCCCCTTACCCAGACCCCTGAGGCTGATGACCCCCAGCCAGGCATCGGGCACGACCCAGACACCCAGGATGGTGTCTCCTCTCCAGCCGCCTCTCCAGGCCATGCCGTGCGCAAGAGCTGCAGCGACACAGCACTCAACGCCATTGTGGCCAAAGACCCAGCCAGCCGGCACGCGGGCAACCTCACGCTGCATGCCAACAGCGTGCGCAAGCGAGGCATGTCCATCCTGCGGGAGGTGGACGAGCAGTACCACGCACTGCTTGAGAAGTACGAGGAGCTGCTGAGCAAGTGTCGGCAGCACGGGGCTGGGGTCCGGCATGCTGGTGTGCAGACCTCGAGGCCCATCTCCCGGGACAGCTCGTGGAGGGACCTTCAGGGGAGCGAGGAGGGCCAGGGAGAGACCAAGTCCGGGGAGAAGAGCCTGAGCCAGCATGTGGAGGCTGTGGACAAGCGGCTGGAGCAGAGCCAGCCTGAGTACAAGGCACTCTTCAAGGAGATCTTCTCCAGGATCCAGAAGACCAAGGCCGACATCAATGCCACCAAAGTCAAGACGCACAGCAGCAAGTGA
- the MRPL58 gene encoding large ribosomal subunit protein mL62: protein MAAARSLRGGLSGVRAWLLPSPVRCPRRAVHRLVDGTEFRSIYSLDKLYPESRGSDTAWRVPDDAKQASNDIPLDRLTISYCRSSGPGGQHVNKVNSKAEVRFHLATADWIAEPVRQKMAITHKNKINRSGELILTSECSRYQFRNLADCLQKIRDMIAEASQPAKEPSEEDAVLQRIRIENMNRERLKKKRINSAIKTSRRVDVD from the exons ATGGCGGCCGCCCGATCCCTGCGCGGGGGCCTGAGCGGAGTCCGAGCCTGGCTGCTCCCGTCACCCGTGCGCTGCCCGCGCCGGGCTGTGCACAGGCTGGTAGACGGCACCGAGTTCCGGAGCATCTACAGCCTAGACAAGCTCTACCCCGAATCCCGGGGTTCGGACACCGCCTGGAGGGTGCCG GATGATGCAAAGCAAGCCAGCAATGATATTCCTCTAG ATCGCTTGACAATATCTTATTGTCGGAGTAGTGGTCCTGGGGGCCAGCATGTTAACAAAG TGAATTCCAAGGCTGAAGTCAGGTTCCATTTGGCAACTGCTGATTGGATTGCAGAGCCTGTGCGGCAGAAAATGGCCATCACG cataaaaataaaatcaacaggtCAGGGGAGTTGATACTCACCTCTGAATGCAGCCGCTATCAGTTCCGAAATTTGGCAGATTGCCTACAGAAAATTCGAGACATGATCGCTGAGGCCAGCCAACCAGCGAAAGAGCCATCCGAAGAAGATGCTGTACTGCAGAGAATCAG GATAGAAAACATGAATCgggaaagactgaaaaaaaagagaataaattctGCTATTAAGACCAGCAGGAGGGTAGATGTGGACTGA